A single genomic interval of Antarcticibacterium arcticum harbors:
- a CDS encoding inorganic phosphate transporter codes for MEDVYIVMLVALFALAITDLVVGVSNDAVNFLNSAIGSKAVPLRTILIVASIGVAVGAIFSSGLMEVAREGIFVPGKFYFEEIMIIFMAVMIADILLLDFFNSIGLPTSTTVSIVFELLGAAVCVSLLKIYYSTGDYSTIYEYINTAKATQIILGILLSVVIAFTVGTVVQYFSRLVFTFQYEKKLKYVGAIFGGLSFTAILYFILMKGLKSIAIIPVEVLDYINNNSLVIVVVGFLIFTGISQLVITYFKVNILKLIILVGTFALALAFAGNDLVNFIGVPIAAWQSFEIWQSAYQATGVLPNELLMDGLTGKVQTPVFLLLLAGIIMVITLWFSKKAMRVTDTEVNLARQSEGSERFEPNFISRGLVRYFILAGNMVERVIPTSFSEKLSEKFRKKELVSRTKQMDAPSFDMVRASVNLVVASILISIATNLKLPLSTTYVTFMVAMGTSLADRAWDRDSAVYRVAGVINVIGGWFVTALVAFMGAATFAAIIYFGGIIAIAILVLLAVVLIVRSAVVHSRKVEEEKKLKRYNKSDIVTINEITVETSENISSVIKGINKMFTKTVDNLGYHDLNKLKKNSKAIDKLEEEIDELKGNIFYFIKSLDDDSIEASKFYILILDYLQDMVQSIGFITRTSYNHVHNNHKNLKFNQVRELKGIDVKLQSLFDDIQHIFDTHKFGNIEGVIAEKQQLLDHVSELIEKQITRIRTSETSPKNTKLYFGLLLETKDLIASTMSLLQLFREFNKEAKQTINY; via the coding sequence ATGGAAGATGTTTATATCGTCATGCTGGTTGCCCTGTTTGCACTTGCAATTACAGATCTTGTGGTGGGGGTTAGTAATGACGCGGTTAATTTTCTTAACTCGGCAATAGGGTCTAAAGCCGTTCCTTTGCGCACCATTCTTATTGTGGCCAGCATTGGGGTAGCAGTGGGGGCAATTTTTTCCAGCGGACTTATGGAGGTTGCCCGGGAAGGTATTTTTGTCCCGGGAAAATTCTATTTTGAGGAGATCATGATCATTTTCATGGCGGTAATGATAGCCGATATTCTTCTGCTGGATTTTTTTAATTCCATTGGTCTGCCTACGTCTACCACGGTTTCCATTGTTTTTGAATTGCTGGGCGCAGCCGTGTGTGTATCCCTTCTAAAGATCTATTATTCTACCGGAGACTATTCCACAATATATGAGTATATAAATACAGCCAAGGCCACCCAGATCATACTTGGGATCCTGCTTTCTGTGGTTATTGCGTTTACCGTAGGTACTGTGGTACAATATTTTTCAAGATTGGTTTTTACTTTTCAGTATGAAAAGAAATTAAAATATGTAGGCGCAATTTTCGGCGGATTATCATTTACTGCGATCCTGTATTTTATCCTGATGAAAGGGCTTAAAAGTATCGCGATAATTCCCGTAGAGGTGCTGGATTATATCAATAACAACTCGCTCGTAATTGTAGTTGTAGGATTTTTGATATTTACCGGTATTTCGCAGCTGGTCATAACCTATTTCAAGGTCAATATTTTAAAACTTATAATCCTGGTGGGAACTTTTGCCCTGGCCCTTGCCTTTGCAGGAAATGACCTTGTGAATTTCATAGGGGTGCCAATTGCCGCCTGGCAGTCATTTGAAATTTGGCAATCTGCATACCAGGCAACCGGTGTATTGCCCAATGAACTGCTTATGGATGGATTAACGGGAAAAGTGCAAACCCCTGTTTTCCTGTTGCTCCTGGCTGGAATTATTATGGTGATTACCCTCTGGTTTTCCAAGAAGGCCATGCGGGTAACAGATACCGAAGTTAACCTGGCAAGGCAGAGTGAAGGCTCAGAACGTTTTGAACCTAATTTTATATCCCGTGGCCTGGTACGTTATTTCATTCTTGCAGGGAATATGGTAGAACGGGTTATTCCCACTTCTTTTTCAGAAAAGCTAAGTGAGAAATTCCGGAAAAAAGAACTTGTTTCCCGTACAAAACAAATGGATGCGCCATCCTTTGACATGGTTCGTGCTTCCGTAAACCTGGTGGTTGCCAGTATCCTTATCTCTATTGCCACCAACCTTAAATTACCGCTTTCTACCACCTACGTGACCTTTATGGTTGCTATGGGTACTTCTCTGGCAGACAGGGCCTGGGACAGGGACAGTGCGGTATACCGGGTGGCCGGGGTAATTAACGTAATAGGAGGTTGGTTTGTTACGGCTTTAGTGGCATTTATGGGGGCCGCCACCTTCGCAGCCATTATCTATTTTGGGGGCATCATTGCCATTGCGATCCTGGTATTGTTGGCCGTTGTGTTAATAGTGAGAAGCGCTGTGGTGCATTCCAGAAAGGTGGAGGAGGAAAAGAAATTAAAGCGTTATAACAAAAGCGATATTGTTACCATTAATGAAATCACAGTAGAAACTTCAGAAAATATATCGAGTGTGATTAAGGGTATAAACAAAATGTTTACCAAAACAGTAGACAATTTAGGGTACCACGATCTCAACAAGCTTAAGAAGAACAGTAAGGCGATAGATAAACTGGAAGAGGAAATTGATGAACTCAAAGGGAATATATTTTATTTTATCAAATCCCTGGATGATGACTCTATAGAAGCCAGCAAATTCTATATTCTTATCCTGGATTATCTGCAGGATATGGTGCAATCTATTGGTTTTATAACCAGGACCAGCTATAATCACGTTCATAATAACCATAAGAACTTAAAGTTCAACCAGGTAAGGGAATTAAAAGGAATAGATGTAAAACTGCAGTCTTTGTTTGACGATATTCAACATATTTTTGACACCCATAAATTTGGAAATATTGAAGGCGTGATTGCCGAAAAGCAACAACTCCTTGACCATGTTTCTGAACTTATTGAAAAGCAGATTACCCGAATAAGGACCAGCGAAACCAGCCCTAAGAATACCAAGCTATATTTTGGGCTGTTGCTTGAAACCAAAGATCTTATTGCTTCAACTATGAGCCTGCTGCAGTTGTTCAGGGAATTTAATAAGGAAGCGAAGCAAACAATTAATTATTAG
- a CDS encoding dodecin family protein encodes MAILKVIEIMANSSKGWEDAARNAVKHASKTVKNIKSVYIKDQTAVVEGENISDYRVTTKITFEVHGQDSK; translated from the coding sequence ATGGCAATTTTAAAAGTAATCGAGATCATGGCAAATTCTTCCAAAGGCTGGGAGGATGCCGCACGAAATGCAGTAAAACATGCATCCAAAACTGTAAAGAATATAAAATCTGTTTATATAAAAGATCAAACCGCTGTGGTTGAGGGCGAAAATATTTCAGATTACAGGGTGACCACCAAGATCACATTTGAAGTTCACGGGCAGGATTCTAAATAA
- a CDS encoding mechanosensitive ion channel family protein: MQYFDDWSTYAKEFTDKLVDYLPSFLSAIFLLLFGLWFIKIFTGQVRRIIHKKGYDKTIENFAISLIGVALKILLVILVITQLGFETTSLVAVIGAAGLAIGLALQGSLANFAGGVLIIILKPFRVGDWIEAKGVSGSVKETSLFYTKINTFGNQLAIIPNGQLTNDNIINYTVEGKRRAAITVGISYDSDIKLAKEILLNLLKEQEKILTDPEPMVVVTELGDSSVNLSVRFWALNDDFWNCSWYTIEESKTRLEAAGISIPFPQRDVHFFNHSKESIKVEEKD, encoded by the coding sequence ATGCAGTATTTTGATGACTGGAGTACCTACGCAAAGGAATTTACAGACAAGCTTGTAGATTATTTGCCCAGTTTCCTTTCCGCTATTTTTCTCCTTCTATTCGGCCTTTGGTTCATAAAGATCTTTACCGGCCAGGTAAGAAGGATCATTCATAAAAAAGGCTACGATAAGACTATTGAAAATTTTGCCATAAGTCTTATAGGAGTAGCATTAAAGATTCTCCTGGTAATACTTGTAATTACCCAGCTTGGCTTCGAGACCACATCCCTGGTAGCCGTAATTGGAGCCGCGGGACTGGCTATAGGCCTCGCACTGCAGGGGTCCCTTGCAAATTTTGCCGGTGGCGTTCTTATTATAATCCTTAAACCTTTCAGGGTGGGAGACTGGATAGAAGCCAAAGGCGTTTCAGGCAGCGTAAAGGAAACATCGCTGTTCTATACCAAGATCAATACTTTCGGAAACCAGCTTGCTATTATTCCCAATGGCCAGCTCACCAATGATAATATTATCAATTACACGGTAGAAGGCAAACGGCGGGCGGCGATCACTGTAGGGATTTCCTATGACAGTGATATTAAACTCGCTAAAGAGATCCTGCTTAACCTGTTAAAGGAACAGGAAAAGATCCTCACAGATCCTGAACCTATGGTTGTGGTAACAGAACTGGGGGACAGTTCAGTAAATCTTTCGGTAAGGTTCTGGGCTTTGAATGATGATTTCTGGAATTGCAGCTGGTATACCATTGAGGAATCCAAAACCAGGCTCGAGGCAGCCGGCATCTCCATTCCATTTCCGCAGCGGGATGTACATTTCTTCAACCACTCAAAGGAAAGTATAAAAGTGGAAGAAAAGGATTAA
- the tsaB gene encoding tRNA (adenosine(37)-N6)-threonylcarbamoyltransferase complex dimerization subunit type 1 TsaB yields MASILCIETASTNCSVALSVNGKLLALKEDNNLGYSHSEKLHHYVSEILQENGLKPADLDAIAISKGPGSYTGLRIGVSAAKGLCFSLDIPLISVATLTALAHKVEEEGIVVPMLDARRMEVYSAVFNAAKEQLEETSAKILEPHSYDELLNAGKVYFIGSGVEKFQAICTHPNAVFVQDQLPSAKEMVPLAEAKFQQKEFENVAYFEPFYLKDFMVG; encoded by the coding sequence TTGGCTAGCATACTTTGTATAGAAACAGCTTCTACCAATTGTTCGGTAGCCTTGAGTGTAAACGGAAAATTACTTGCCCTAAAGGAAGATAACAACCTGGGGTATTCACATTCTGAAAAACTGCACCACTATGTTTCTGAGATCCTGCAGGAGAACGGTTTAAAACCTGCAGATCTTGATGCAATAGCCATAAGCAAAGGCCCGGGGTCTTATACCGGCCTTAGAATTGGCGTTTCGGCTGCCAAGGGTTTATGTTTTTCGCTTGACATCCCGCTTATTTCGGTAGCTACCTTAACCGCCCTTGCCCATAAAGTGGAAGAGGAGGGGATTGTAGTTCCCATGCTGGATGCGAGAAGAATGGAGGTGTATAGCGCAGTTTTTAATGCTGCAAAAGAACAGCTGGAAGAAACTTCAGCCAAAATACTTGAGCCTCATTCCTATGATGAACTGCTTAATGCCGGGAAGGTTTATTTTATAGGCAGTGGTGTAGAAAAATTCCAGGCCATATGTACCCATCCCAATGCGGTCTTTGTGCAGGACCAATTGCCTTCAGCAAAGGAAATGGTGCCTCTTGCCGAGGCAAAATTTCAGCAAAAGGAATTTGAGAATGTGGCTTATTTTGAGCCCTTTTACCTAAAGGATTTTATGGTAGGTTAA
- a CDS encoding efflux RND transporter periplasmic adaptor subunit, with the protein MKKKTLIIIGVIAVLVIVLLVAGKKAGWYGTSPNLREIEVTEISPLDIIETVAATGKIQPETEVKLSSEVSGEIIELPIVEGQLVEKGDLLVRINPDLYQSSLQRSRAGLQNVRAGHAQAEASLREAKANYDRNKVLFDRGVISKAEWDKIVAAYEMAQASTNAAYYSMQSAAATVTEATDNLSRTSIYAPMRGTISRLDVELGERVVGTQQMAGTEIVRVANLANMEVVVDVNENDIVKISVGDSTIVGVDAYLKREFKGVVTEISNSAVEGLTADQVTNFKVKVRILESSYTDLLEGRSENYSPFRPGMTATVDIITRKKNNVIGVPISAIVIKNDTTSGAKKTAGPVDQKFETIFVKEGNRAKLRVVTTGIQDNRNIEILTGLKEGETVITGPYTTVTKTLKDGDEVQLLKQDKKTD; encoded by the coding sequence ATGAAGAAAAAGACACTTATCATTATTGGTGTAATTGCGGTACTTGTAATAGTATTGCTGGTAGCAGGAAAAAAAGCCGGCTGGTATGGAACTTCTCCAAACCTTAGGGAGATCGAGGTAACAGAGATCTCTCCCCTGGATATTATAGAAACAGTAGCTGCCACCGGAAAGATCCAGCCTGAAACTGAGGTGAAACTTTCTTCAGAAGTTTCCGGGGAGATCATTGAACTTCCTATTGTGGAAGGCCAACTGGTTGAAAAAGGAGACCTTCTGGTTCGCATAAATCCAGATCTTTACCAGTCCAGTTTACAACGCTCAAGGGCCGGACTTCAAAATGTACGTGCAGGGCACGCGCAGGCCGAAGCCAGCCTTAGGGAGGCAAAAGCCAACTATGACCGTAACAAGGTACTTTTTGACCGTGGGGTGATCTCCAAAGCCGAATGGGATAAGATCGTGGCTGCTTATGAAATGGCACAAGCCTCAACCAATGCTGCTTATTACAGTATGCAAAGTGCGGCCGCTACCGTGACCGAGGCTACAGATAACCTTTCAAGAACATCCATTTATGCCCCAATGCGCGGTACAATTTCCCGGCTTGATGTAGAACTGGGAGAAAGAGTAGTGGGGACCCAGCAAATGGCAGGAACAGAAATAGTACGGGTTGCCAACCTTGCGAATATGGAAGTGGTGGTAGACGTAAATGAGAATGATATTGTGAAGATCTCTGTGGGAGATTCAACCATTGTTGGGGTAGATGCTTATTTAAAGAGAGAATTCAAAGGAGTGGTTACCGAGATCTCGAATTCGGCGGTGGAAGGCCTTACGGCAGACCAGGTGACTAACTTCAAGGTGAAGGTGCGTATCCTGGAGTCTTCGTATACAGACCTTCTTGAAGGGCGGTCTGAGAATTACTCCCCGTTTAGGCCGGGAATGACCGCTACAGTCGATATTATTACCAGGAAAAAAAACAATGTAATTGGAGTGCCAATAAGCGCTATTGTAATTAAGAACGATACCACCAGCGGTGCAAAAAAGACTGCAGGGCCGGTAGATCAAAAGTTTGAAACTATCTTTGTAAAAGAAGGAAATCGTGCTAAATTGCGCGTTGTAACCACAGGGATCCAGGATAACCGCAATATTGAGATCCTTACAGGATTGAAAGAAGGGGAAACCGTGATTACAGGACCTTACACCACAGTGACCAAAACACTGAAAGACGGTGATGAGGTGCAGCTTTTAAAACAGGATAAAAAAACAGATTAA
- a CDS encoding TolC family protein: protein MKKLIVLVIALLAFINIQAQQKKWTLQECVAHALENNISVKQSELDLQFAEIARRDALGNFIPSLNINSNLANSSGLTINPTTNQFETTRFTSFSGNATTALTLFDGLRNIREMQRAKLSEMSSRYSLEKMKDDIALFVANSYLQVLFNKQSLQVLLAQNEVTRGQLDRTRELVDAGVLPRGDFLEIEATNADEQQRIVIAENNIEISLISLAQTLLIKDYANFDIVDYDYDVYGEDILLNSPADIINRAREERYEIRIAEENKKIAEKDVQLARGAYYPTVNAFFNYNTRYADNDPFRRDFVTQLYDNDGTSYGLQLNIPVLNGFAARNQVKRNQINVLRAEYQLEQAELDLESNVYQAYVEARGALKAYEAAQAAQRAQELAFDYASQRFDVGMTNAFDFSQSKLRYENAQTEVVRTKYDYIFKLKVIELYFGIPVTDLKF from the coding sequence ATGAAAAAATTAATAGTACTCGTAATAGCTTTATTAGCTTTCATAAATATTCAGGCACAGCAAAAAAAGTGGACCCTCCAGGAATGTGTGGCCCATGCTTTAGAGAATAATATTTCAGTAAAACAAAGCGAACTTGACCTGCAGTTTGCAGAGATCGCAAGACGGGACGCCCTTGGAAATTTTATTCCATCCCTAAATATCAACTCCAATCTCGCCAATAGCAGTGGTTTGACCATTAACCCAACTACCAACCAGTTTGAGACCACACGCTTTACTTCCTTTTCGGGAAATGCCACAACCGCCCTTACACTTTTTGACGGATTGAGGAATATAAGGGAAATGCAACGCGCAAAATTATCTGAAATGTCCAGCCGGTATTCCCTGGAAAAAATGAAGGATGATATTGCCCTGTTTGTGGCCAACTCGTATTTACAGGTTCTTTTCAATAAACAATCGCTTCAGGTATTGCTTGCGCAAAATGAAGTTACCCGCGGCCAGTTGGACCGTACCAGGGAACTGGTAGATGCCGGGGTATTGCCAAGAGGGGATTTCCTGGAAATTGAAGCTACCAATGCCGATGAACAACAGCGCATTGTTATTGCTGAAAACAATATTGAGATCTCCCTTATTAGCCTTGCCCAAACCCTGCTTATAAAAGATTACGCCAATTTTGACATTGTAGATTACGATTATGATGTTTATGGTGAAGATATTTTACTGAATTCCCCGGCAGATATTATTAACCGTGCCCGGGAAGAGCGGTACGAGATACGTATAGCTGAAGAGAATAAGAAAATAGCCGAAAAAGACGTGCAGCTTGCGCGAGGTGCCTATTATCCTACTGTGAACGCCTTCTTTAATTACAATACCCGGTATGCAGATAATGACCCCTTTCGCAGGGATTTTGTTACCCAGCTGTATGATAATGACGGGACCTCCTATGGATTGCAGCTCAACATTCCGGTGTTGAACGGCTTTGCCGCCAGGAACCAGGTGAAGCGAAACCAGATAAACGTGCTGCGTGCAGAATATCAACTCGAGCAGGCAGAGCTGGACCTGGAATCCAATGTTTACCAGGCCTATGTGGAAGCAAGGGGAGCATTGAAAGCCTATGAGGCTGCACAGGCTGCCCAAAGGGCGCAGGAACTGGCTTTTGATTATGCCTCACAAAGATTTGATGTGGGAATGACCAATGCCTTTGATTTCAGTCAGTCCAAACTTAGATACGAAAATGCCCAAACCGAAGTGGTTAGGACCAAATACGATTATATATTTAAATTAAAAGTGATCGAGCTGTATTTTGGAATACCGGTAACCGATCTTAAATTTTAG
- a CDS encoding DUF420 domain-containing protein: MELRTKDRVAVPLIITLSIVVPVLVLILMYLPQRYNIFGAQSGTFPLFHAVINGSTAILLLAGYYFMRIGDFKRHRNFMITAFVLSAVFLVSYVISKISNDPVPYGGEGSLRYIYFFILITHIVLSAIIVPLVLFTMYRGLTGQYEKHKKIAKWTFPIWLYVAVTGVLVYILMFPYY, translated from the coding sequence ATGGAATTAAGAACAAAAGACAGGGTCGCTGTACCCCTTATTATAACCTTATCTATTGTGGTACCGGTACTGGTGCTTATTTTGATGTACCTGCCGCAACGCTATAATATTTTTGGCGCCCAGTCCGGCACCTTTCCTTTGTTTCATGCAGTTATAAATGGTTCTACCGCCATACTGCTGCTGGCGGGATATTATTTCATGAGGATAGGGGACTTTAAACGGCACCGTAATTTTATGATCACCGCTTTTGTGCTTTCAGCCGTATTTCTGGTGAGTTACGTGATCTCCAAAATAAGCAATGACCCCGTGCCCTATGGTGGGGAAGGAAGCCTTAGGTATATATACTTTTTTATTCTTATTACCCACATTGTGCTATCGGCTATTATTGTTCCGCTGGTGTTGTTCACTATGTACCGCGGGCTTACCGGCCAATATGAAAAACATAAGAAAATTGCCAAATGGACATTTCCCATCTGGTTATATGTGGCAGTTACCGGGGTGCTGGTATATATTCTCATGTTTCCTTACTATTAA
- a CDS encoding SCO family protein, whose amino-acid sequence MKNKSYIGVSLIILIFGIIFIPRIIDKVRNNDIVEQDRLNVKDKEKTRDAGKMVYIEQYGEKKRVPDFSFVNQHGDTITNRDYLGKVYVIEFFFTTCPSICPIMNRNLIDVQNEFKGEDDFGIASFTIDPEFDTPEVLRAYAENYGVTNPNWNFLTGDREKIYELANAGFGIYAGKEETAPGGFAHSGLFALIDKEGYVRSRTDSHGNPIIYYRGYIEQNKSITEGQETPQIDILMEDINNLL is encoded by the coding sequence ATGAAAAATAAATCATATATAGGGGTTTCGCTTATAATTTTGATCTTCGGGATCATCTTTATCCCCCGCATTATTGATAAGGTAAGGAATAACGACATCGTGGAACAGGACCGGTTGAATGTAAAGGACAAAGAGAAAACCCGGGATGCGGGCAAGATGGTCTACATTGAACAATATGGGGAAAAGAAGCGGGTGCCCGATTTTAGTTTTGTGAACCAGCATGGCGACACCATTACCAACCGGGATTACCTTGGTAAGGTGTATGTTATAGAATTCTTTTTTACAACCTGCCCTTCCATTTGCCCAATTATGAACCGCAACCTTATTGACGTTCAGAATGAGTTCAAAGGTGAGGATGACTTCGGAATAGCCTCTTTTACTATAGATCCTGAATTTGACACTCCCGAAGTATTGCGTGCATATGCCGAAAATTACGGGGTTACCAATCCTAACTGGAATTTTCTCACGGGAGACAGGGAAAAGATCTATGAGCTTGCCAATGCAGGCTTTGGCATCTACGCCGGGAAAGAGGAAACAGCCCCCGGAGGCTTCGCGCATTCCGGCTTATTTGCCCTAATAGATAAGGAAGGCTATGTGCGGTCCAGGACAGATTCCCATGGAAATCCCATTATATATTACAGGGGTTACATAGAACAGAACAAATCTATCACAGAAGGGCAGGAGACTCCCCAAATAGACATTTTGATGGAAGATATAAATAACCTGCTTTAA
- a CDS encoding cytochrome C oxidase subunit IV family protein: MAHSSTHTHESNTKRIWLVFVILSVVTLVEVVLGILKPDFLIDYTFLSMKLLNWIFIILTLYKAYYIAWAFMHLEGEAKGLRRAIVWTSVFLIAYLLFILLIEGDYVYEVFRNNKVAWDF, from the coding sequence ATGGCACATAGTTCAACACATACACACGAATCAAATACCAAAAGGATCTGGTTGGTATTTGTGATCCTTTCTGTAGTAACCCTGGTGGAAGTGGTCCTGGGGATCCTGAAACCCGATTTTCTTATAGACTATACCTTTTTAAGCATGAAACTGCTTAACTGGATCTTTATAATATTAACCCTCTATAAGGCATATTACATCGCCTGGGCGTTTATGCACCTGGAAGGGGAAGCGAAAGGCCTTAGAAGGGCAATTGTATGGACATCGGTATTCCTTATCGCTTACCTGCTTTTCATTCTTTTAATTGAGGGCGATTATGTGTACGAAGTTTTCAGGAACAACAAGGTAGCCTGGGATTTCTAA
- a CDS encoding cytochrome c oxidase subunit 3: protein MEATVIRTGTEGKTWGGGNEPLRASYGKMMMWFFIVSDALTFSGFLAAYGFSRFKFIDSWPIADEVFNHFPFMHGVDAPMYYVALMTFILIFSSVTMVLAVDAGHQMKKSKVVFYMALTIVGGVIFLGSQAWEWKNFIKGEYGAVTTNGGNILQFVDEDGKRVALADFVTASAATRVQHERSNGLWFTEEAALPTYSIEDVKASFLANENILIRTQAINADGEKTVLTRAESERKLAAEGAGVVEGANLSQNEYGVPLFADFFFFITGFHGFHVFTGVLINIIIFFNVLLGTYERRGSYEMVEKVGLYWHFVDLVWVFVFTFFYLV, encoded by the coding sequence ATGGAAGCTACTGTTATTAGAACAGGCACCGAAGGTAAAACCTGGGGCGGTGGAAATGAACCATTAAGGGCAAGTTACGGTAAAATGATGATGTGGTTTTTCATCGTTTCTGATGCGCTTACATTTTCAGGATTCCTTGCAGCGTACGGTTTCTCTCGATTTAAATTTATCGACTCCTGGCCAATTGCCGATGAGGTCTTCAATCACTTTCCATTTATGCATGGGGTAGACGCTCCAATGTATTATGTAGCGTTAATGACCTTTATCCTAATCTTTTCATCGGTTACTATGGTACTGGCAGTAGATGCCGGCCACCAGATGAAAAAATCCAAGGTGGTATTTTATATGGCCCTTACCATTGTAGGTGGGGTGATCTTCCTTGGGTCTCAGGCCTGGGAATGGAAGAATTTTATAAAAGGTGAATATGGTGCAGTTACTACAAACGGAGGGAATATCCTGCAGTTTGTAGATGAAGACGGAAAAAGAGTGGCCCTTGCCGATTTTGTGACCGCTTCTGCTGCCACGAGGGTGCAACATGAGAGGTCAAACGGCCTTTGGTTTACTGAAGAAGCTGCACTTCCTACCTATTCTATTGAAGATGTAAAGGCAAGTTTCCTTGCCAATGAAAATATTCTTATAAGAACTCAGGCTATCAATGCCGATGGTGAAAAAACCGTTCTTACCAGGGCAGAATCTGAACGCAAACTTGCTGCTGAAGGCGCCGGTGTGGTAGAAGGTGCAAACCTTTCTCAAAATGAGTACGGCGTGCCTTTGTTTGCAGATTTCTTCTTCTTTATTACCGGTTTCCACGGTTTCCACGTATTTACCGGGGTCCTAATCAACATCATTATCTTCTTTAATGTATTGCTTGGTACTTACGAGCGCCGCGGAAGTTATGAAATGGTTGAAAAAGTAGGATTGTACTGGCACTTTGTAGATTTGGTTTGGGTTTTTGTATTTACCTTCTTTTACCTGGTTTAA
- a CDS encoding cytochrome c oxidase subunit 3, whose protein sequence is MDLTQGTREQKVARAKKMMLWFGIISMVMMFAGLTSAYVVSKNRPDWISGFDLPPALYWSTLVIIISSLTFILAKRSVEKDNRRNATLFLLATLVLGIVFVVLQFQSFAEIISAGYYFTGSESTVTTSFIYVVVLVHLAHLVAGLIVLLVVIYNHFKQRYHSGQMLGMELGATFWHFLDVLWVYLFLFLYFFR, encoded by the coding sequence ATGGATTTAACCCAAGGAACCAGGGAACAGAAAGTTGCCCGGGCAAAGAAAATGATGCTTTGGTTTGGCATCATAAGTATGGTAATGATGTTTGCGGGATTAACCAGTGCCTATGTGGTAAGCAAGAACCGGCCGGACTGGATCTCGGGTTTTGATCTGCCGCCTGCGCTGTACTGGAGCACGCTGGTTATTATAATCAGCAGTTTAACCTTTATTCTTGCAAAAAGAAGTGTTGAAAAAGACAACCGCAGGAACGCGACCCTGTTCCTGCTGGCAACCCTGGTGCTGGGAATTGTATTTGTGGTGCTACAGTTTCAGAGTTTTGCCGAGATCATTTCTGCAGGCTATTATTTTACCGGAAGTGAAAGTACCGTAACCACATCGTTTATATATGTGGTGGTACTGGTGCATCTTGCCCACCTGGTGGCAGGCCTCATCGTGCTTCTGGTGGTAATTTATAACCATTTTAAACAACGCTACCATTCGGGTCAAATGCTTGGAATGGAGCTGGGTGCAACGTTTTGGCACTTTTTGGATGTTCTGTGGGTTTACCTGTTTTTATTTTTATATTTCTTTAGATAA